The Euphorbia lathyris chromosome 4, ddEupLath1.1, whole genome shotgun sequence genomic interval AACCTTTGGAtaccaaaaaaagaaaaaaagagaggaATATATAGAATAGATGCTATTCAATTATGATACAGAATGAGATAACCCATTCAAGCAATTATTTTAGCTAATTTCAATCAAAGTAGTAATATTTCAACCATAAACCACATCAATTCATCAAGCAACAGGAACGGTTTCTGCAGCTTTTGCTTCAGGTTCTGCAGCTGCTTCTGTTTCCCAGAAGGCTGTTTTCTTCCCGGTCTTCGAAACTGTCTGAAGAACTGCATCCGCCTGCACGTTTCCTTTCACCGTAACCTTTTGCTCCTTCAAATCAATATCGTATGATTCCACACCTGAATTGAATTGTATGAATACAgttaaacaacaacaacaacaaaaatatgGCCCAAACAAGTGAAATGTCATCGATCAAACCAAATGAGTTTATGGTTTTTGCACTTTTGTCATGTACCAACTTATTTGACAAATATTTAGCATGTGTTATCTCTACTCAAAGATGCACACTTTTTTAAAATTAGCTTGCCCCACTTCAACATCAATTGAGAGCATCATTTTGGGTTTTTCACAACAAGATATTCCCGGACCACCCCCTATAAACACAAATTTCCAAACCAGACCACAAAAAAGAAGATTCTTCGAACAGAAATTGTAACACCACCCTTCAACTGGAAAGAACTCAAACCTATCAAACCCAATCCCTAATATATTTGAAAATCAcataaacaaaacaaacaagtaatttTCAGACTTTATCATGTCAAGTTACAATGCCCGATTTGGGAATGCAAACCTgtggttttaatttttttttaaactcgGGCTTGTGCTTTGTGCATTTTACAGTAAAAGAATT includes:
- the LOC136227764 gene encoding copper transport protein ATX1 — protein: MSQTVVLKVGMSCEGCVGAVKRVLGKMEGVESYDIDLKEQKVTVKGNVQADAVLQTVSKTGKKTAFWETEAAAEPEAKAAETVPVA